In Populus nigra chromosome 1, ddPopNigr1.1, whole genome shotgun sequence, one genomic interval encodes:
- the LOC133701596 gene encoding UDP-glycosyltransferase 91A1-like has translation MADDSKLHIAMFPWLAFGHMIPYLELAKLIAQKGHKITFISTTRNIDRLPKLPPCLSPLINFVKLPLPHAAHLLEGDEATTDVPYDKVQYLKVAFDGLKEPMTRFLATSHDIDYLLYDFAPYWLPEIATGLGIPNAFFSIFLGAALCFLKPASLIEDRTEPEHFTVPPKSIPFPTTVRFKLFEILRIFESITGDASDVSDSYRLQEVLRCCQMVAIRSCMEFEPEWLHLFQELIGKPVIPVGLLAPTEDDAVRDEGSGMWKSMKDWLDKQEKGSVVYVAFGSEAKPSQVELTEIALGLELSGLPFFWVLRTRRGLTDNEVIKLPEGFEDRTRGRGLVFTSWVPQLKILAHDSVGGFLTHSGWSSLVEALQHERALILLSFLAEQGLNSRVFEEKKIGYPIPRDESDGSFTRDSVAESLRLVMVKEEGKIYREKAKEMKGLFGNKDIQDQYLVNFLRYIMSHRRCLVARDSSSVIK, from the coding sequence ATGGCGGACGACTCTAAGCTTCATATTGCCATGTTTCCATGGCTGGCCTTTGGTCACATGATCCCGTACTTGGAGCTAGCCAAACTCATAGCTCAAAAAGGACACAAAATCACATTCATCTCCACTACCCGAAACATTGACCGCCTCCCAAAACTCCCTCCATGTTTATCCCCTCTGATAAATTTCGTTAAACTCCCACTGCCTCATGCAGCCCATCTCCTCGAAGGCGATGAAGCCACCACCGATGTCCCGTACGACAAGGTCCAATACCTTAAAGTAGCCTTTGATGGTCTTAAAGAGCCCATGACCaggtttcttgcaacttctcaTGATATTGATTATCTTCTTTATGATTTTGCACCTTACTGGCTTCCAGAGATAGCCACTGGTCTTGGCATTCCAAATGCATTCTTTAGTATATTTTTGGGAGCCGCACTGTGTTTTCTCAAACCAGCATCTTTGATCGAGGATCGCACAGAACCTGAACATTTTACTGTCCCTCCAAAGTCGATTCCATTTCCTACCACGGTTAGGTTCAAACTATTCGAGATCTTGAGGATCTTTGAATCCATAACAGGTGATGCATCCGACGTTTCAGATAGTTACCGCCTGCAAGAGGTGCTCAGATGCTGCCAGATGGTGGCTATAAGGAGCTGCATGGAGTTTGAACCTGAATGGTTGCACTTATTTCAAGAGCTTATAGGGAAACCAGTTATACCAGTCGGTCTACTTGCCCCTACCGAGGATGATGCCGTCCGAGATGAAGGTAGTGGCATGTGGAAGTCAATGAAAGATTGGCTAGACAAGCAAGAAAAAGGATCGGTAGTTTATGTAGCTTTTGGAAGTGAAGCAAAACCAAGTCAAGTTGAGCTTACCGAGATAGCTCTAGGGCTAGAGTTGTCTGGGCTGCCATTCTTTTGGGTGCTGAGGACTCGTCGAGGCTTAACTGACAATGAAGTGATTAAGCTACCAGAAGGGTTTGAGGATCGAACCAGAGGGCGAGGTTTGGTGTTCACTAGCTGGGTTCCTCAGCTCAAGATCTTGGCTCATGACTCTGTTGGTGGGTTCTTGACTCACTCTGGTTGGAGTTCTCTGGTGGAAGCACTTCAACATGAGAGAGCTCTCATACTCTTGTCATTCTTGGCTGAACAAGGGTTGAACTCAAGGGTTTTCgaagagaagaaaataggcTATCCAATACCACGAGATGAGTCTGATGGATCGTTCACGAGAGACTCAGTAGCTGAGTCGTTGAGATTGGTAATGGTGAAGGAAGAGGGAAAGATTTACAGAGAGAAGGCTAAGGAGATGAAAGGCTTGTTTGGAAACAAGGATATCCAAGACCAATACTTGGTCAACTTCTTACGTTACATCATGAGCCATAGACGATGTCTCGTGGCCAGAGACAGCTCCAGCGTGATCAAGTAA